In a single window of the Streptacidiphilus sp. P02-A3a genome:
- a CDS encoding RHS repeat-associated core domain-containing protein: MSAKGVGPVSVRPVAPAGGSTAPTSLQVSVLGHAAATAAGVNGVLFSLTPRGTGRGSAQVTVDYRSFAQAYGGGFGSRLSLVELPACVLTHPQLTQCQTEQRLASVNDASHQTLTARVPVVGAATAGTTANSASRAAVRSAAMAQPMVLAAVSGTTAGDGGGPSGSYGATTLKPSGSWSAGGSSGSFSYSYPMSVPSAPSSLVPQLSLDYDSGSVDGQTSATQAQASWAGDGWSSPQSYIEQTFAACADSPEGTASPSATQDECWDGEILTLSLGGSTTSLVYDSAKGTFTTADDSGDVITHVTGSNNGSKTHNTDYWTVTERDGSVFEFGRNELPGWASGKATTNSVDYTQVYSAHSGDPCYSSSGFSASGCLTAYRWNLDYVKDVHGDAMAYYYDQSTNSYGKDNTTTPVSYIRDSYLDHVDYGFADGNAYGTVPDKVTFATGDRCVLGTSSCDPLNSTTKANWPDVPFDLVCSSTTTCPDHAPSYFSTVRLTSIATEQYSVAQAKYLPVDSWALDQTMPVTGDGNATLWLQSITHTGSDAQGGGSSTPIAMPSVTFGAVDLPNRVDTVTDGLPPLYRFRINSITNESGSVTGVDYELTSPCTGPVTLTASANTSSCYPVYWTPQGYSAPFLDWFNKYAVQEVTETDPTGGAPVMATSYQYANPAWHFDDNEVVKAKYRTYGQWRGYGDVKTFTGDGVNDPRTESEAHYYQGMSDDNNSTTVNVTDSQGGVHQDLDELAGNELESTSYLGSGGPVDHSTITSYWVSPAVATRTRTGLPDLTANLVEPVETWSRQAITDTGSTTWRINESDTSYDATVTDADFGMATEAYDHTVPVIAADDRCTSGTYALPNTTLNLVGLQSGTEIDAVACGGFTEGAVTSVPGSVNTLTAPTTVSRPNQVISAVRVLYDDPTDAKTWPQPTLTFPQTTAPSTGATSITQTATGYSGGTFTWQTSKTQLFDAEGRATDTYDSAGADTKSGYVTNSLGLVTGSSQVNALGQATSETLDPARGVALTSTDANGVVTTSQYDTLGRITSLWKDSRATTSPANEVYTYLVSDTGVTATTTQTLNDEAGYTVSTVIYDAMMRPRQTQTSTPQGGRLVTDTFYDTRGWKSATYNGWWDSTTGPNTTLVSAANLKDEVPNQDYYTYDGLGRVVVDSSEKDNVVVSTTTTVYNGDRTTVIPPSGGTVASTLTDAMGRTSELDDYSTAPTLNTPANTFTGIWTVSGGTSVPTTYGYDTRGNQNSESTDGSTWTTTYNLLGQATAKSDPDAGASTLAYDVVGNLVQTTDSRGRTISYTYDALGRKTAEYDAASTAQSSANEIASWVYDNSNNAVTGMTDPIGQTTTTTAYSDGAAYVTQSLGFNTFGESKGETVTIPSTEGALAGSYTFQDAYTTNTGLPDAQRLPAAGGLPLETLTDTYTTALDLPNGMAGTSPYAQSTAYDAYGRVNQETLGSIGSEAYLTDTYDPHTGKLTDQLVTGETATPTDIDNEAYSYDLDGNITAQTETRAGSSASSETQCYQYDGLDHLTQAWTATDSCAATPTPGNSATVGDGIASGAYWTSWTYDALGNRQSETDYATTGGTATTTNDSYNGAGGSVNQPHTLTSTSTTGAGTGSTAYGYDPAGNMTSRTTPSTGSQTLNWNDAGQLTGITGGTAGDSDFVHNADGSVLLEKDPGTSTLYLPGEQLALNTGTGSGAGTVIGTRYYALPGGGTAVRTGYSATNSSSNAFEITDQHGTSDLMLDTTAQVPTWRQFTPFGAPRGTTTTWLDNRGFLNDPNDTSTGLTLIGAREYDPTTGRFISLDPLFEATSLQELNGYSYAGSNPVTYSDPSGTRVEGDGGCNGTGAEVDACEAALEGSSGGGGSGGCVYVLVNPCGSNPNPGLSEPRAYAPTVHNTKLRKILDGIYARPGTADGSLLGDGKLGTAVINEFNTGLPTGGKWHIGKAAAQMNALATLLEQDRKQEAKTGEGLLSPSDRSIAQQELSELWSALNSVDENGAATQAVNANPEIAKQIRAARTVVLAAPSASEVTGQKFEMQGDRAPRPVAVGEAENMRGFLGAFGVAGDVLAIAQWGINVHQQGWWQGTKSTVISVVDPFGVTPAGGEPTSNPPGYSPDDCVPGYNYCS; this comes from the coding sequence GTGTCCGCGAAGGGCGTCGGCCCGGTGTCGGTGAGGCCGGTGGCGCCCGCCGGTGGCTCCACGGCGCCGACGTCGTTGCAGGTGTCGGTACTCGGTCACGCGGCGGCCACCGCGGCCGGGGTGAACGGCGTGCTGTTCAGTCTCACCCCGCGGGGAACCGGCCGGGGCAGCGCCCAAGTGACCGTCGACTACCGGTCGTTCGCGCAGGCGTACGGGGGCGGGTTCGGCTCGCGACTGAGCCTGGTCGAGCTGCCCGCGTGTGTTCTTACCCATCCTCAATTGACGCAGTGTCAGACCGAGCAGCGGCTGGCATCGGTGAACGACGCGTCGCACCAAACCCTTACCGCGCGGGTCCCGGTCGTCGGCGCTGCCACGGCCGGTACGACTGCGAACAGTGCGAGCCGCGCGGCGGTCCGGAGCGCCGCGATGGCGCAGCCGATGGTGCTGGCGGCGGTCAGCGGGACCACGGCCGGTGACGGCGGCGGGCCGTCCGGCAGCTACGGAGCGACCACGCTGAAGCCCTCGGGCTCCTGGTCCGCCGGAGGCAGCTCGGGCTCCTTCAGCTACAGCTACCCGATGAGCGTGCCGTCCGCCCCCTCCTCGCTGGTGCCGCAGCTCTCCCTGGACTACGACTCGGGGTCGGTGGACGGGCAGACCTCCGCGACCCAGGCCCAGGCGTCGTGGGCGGGGGACGGCTGGTCGTCACCGCAGTCCTACATCGAGCAGACCTTCGCGGCCTGCGCGGACAGCCCGGAGGGCACCGCCTCGCCGTCCGCCACCCAGGACGAGTGCTGGGACGGCGAGATCCTCACGCTGTCGTTGGGCGGCTCCACGACCTCGCTGGTCTACGACTCCGCCAAGGGCACCTTCACCACCGCCGACGACAGCGGTGACGTGATCACCCACGTCACCGGCTCCAACAACGGCTCCAAGACCCACAACACCGACTACTGGACGGTGACCGAGCGGGACGGCTCGGTGTTCGAGTTCGGCCGCAACGAGCTGCCGGGGTGGGCGTCGGGCAAGGCGACCACGAACTCGGTGGACTACACGCAGGTGTACTCGGCGCACTCGGGCGACCCCTGCTACAGCAGCTCCGGCTTCTCCGCCTCGGGCTGCCTGACCGCGTACCGGTGGAACCTGGACTACGTCAAGGACGTGCACGGGGACGCGATGGCGTACTACTACGACCAGTCGACGAACTCGTACGGCAAGGACAACACCACCACGCCGGTCAGCTACATCCGGGACTCGTACCTGGACCACGTCGACTACGGCTTCGCCGACGGCAACGCCTACGGCACCGTTCCGGACAAGGTCACCTTCGCCACCGGTGACCGCTGCGTGCTTGGCACCTCCAGTTGCGACCCGTTGAACTCGACCACCAAGGCCAACTGGCCGGACGTGCCGTTCGACCTGGTCTGCTCCTCCACCACCACCTGCCCCGACCACGCCCCCTCGTACTTCTCCACGGTGCGGTTGACCTCGATCGCGACCGAGCAGTACTCGGTGGCGCAGGCGAAGTACCTGCCGGTGGACTCGTGGGCGCTGGACCAGACGATGCCGGTGACCGGGGACGGCAACGCCACCCTGTGGCTCCAGTCGATCACCCACACCGGCTCCGACGCCCAGGGTGGGGGATCCAGCACACCGATCGCGATGCCCTCGGTGACCTTCGGTGCGGTGGACCTGCCGAACCGGGTGGACACGGTGACCGACGGGTTGCCGCCGCTGTACCGGTTCCGGATCAACTCGATCACCAACGAGTCCGGTTCGGTGACCGGGGTGGACTACGAGCTGACCAGTCCGTGCACCGGTCCGGTCACTCTCACCGCGTCCGCGAACACCTCCTCCTGCTACCCGGTGTACTGGACGCCGCAGGGCTACAGCGCGCCGTTCCTGGACTGGTTCAACAAGTACGCGGTGCAGGAGGTCACCGAGACCGACCCGACCGGCGGCGCGCCGGTGATGGCCACCTCGTACCAGTACGCGAACCCCGCCTGGCACTTCGACGACAACGAGGTGGTGAAGGCCAAGTACCGTACCTACGGCCAGTGGCGCGGCTACGGGGACGTCAAGACGTTCACCGGCGACGGGGTCAACGACCCGCGGACCGAGTCCGAGGCGCACTACTACCAGGGCATGTCGGACGACAACAACAGCACCACCGTCAACGTCACCGACTCCCAGGGCGGTGTCCACCAGGACCTCGACGAACTCGCGGGCAACGAGCTGGAGTCGACCAGCTACCTGGGCTCCGGCGGCCCGGTGGACCACTCCACCATCACCTCGTACTGGGTCTCACCCGCCGTCGCGACCCGTACCCGTACCGGCCTTCCCGACCTGACCGCCAACCTGGTCGAACCGGTGGAGACCTGGAGCCGTCAGGCGATCACCGACACCGGCTCAACCACCTGGCGGATCAACGAGAGTGACACCAGCTACGACGCGACCGTGACGGACGCGGACTTCGGCATGGCGACGGAGGCCTACGACCACACCGTCCCGGTGATCGCCGCGGACGACCGGTGCACCAGCGGCACCTACGCGCTGCCCAACACCACGCTGAACCTGGTCGGTCTGCAGTCCGGAACCGAGATCGACGCGGTGGCCTGTGGTGGCTTCACCGAGGGCGCGGTCACCAGCGTCCCGGGCAGTGTGAACACCCTGACCGCACCCACGACGGTGTCCCGGCCGAACCAGGTCATCTCCGCCGTGCGCGTCCTGTACGACGACCCGACCGACGCCAAGACCTGGCCGCAGCCGACGCTGACCTTCCCGCAGACCACCGCGCCCAGCACCGGGGCGACCTCGATCACCCAGACCGCGACGGGCTATTCGGGCGGGACGTTCACCTGGCAGACCTCGAAGACCCAGCTCTTCGACGCCGAGGGGCGGGCGACCGACACCTACGACTCCGCGGGCGCGGACACCAAGTCCGGCTACGTCACCAACAGCCTCGGCCTGGTGACCGGGAGTTCGCAGGTCAACGCGCTCGGGCAGGCGACCTCCGAGACCCTCGACCCGGCCCGCGGCGTCGCCCTGACCAGCACCGACGCCAACGGCGTGGTCACCACCTCGCAGTACGACACGCTGGGCCGGATCACCTCGCTCTGGAAGGACTCGCGGGCGACCACGAGCCCGGCGAACGAGGTCTACACGTATCTGGTCTCGGACACGGGGGTGACCGCGACGACGACGCAGACGCTGAACGACGAGGCCGGGTACACGGTGTCGACGGTGATCTACGACGCGATGATGCGGCCGAGGCAGACCCAGACCTCCACCCCGCAGGGCGGGCGGCTGGTCACCGACACCTTCTACGACACCCGCGGCTGGAAGTCCGCCACCTACAACGGCTGGTGGGACTCGACGACCGGGCCGAACACCACGCTGGTGTCGGCGGCGAACCTCAAGGACGAGGTGCCGAACCAGGACTACTACACCTACGACGGCCTGGGCCGGGTGGTGGTCGACTCCTCGGAGAAGGACAACGTGGTGGTCTCCACCACCACGACCGTCTACAACGGTGACCGCACCACCGTCATCCCGCCCAGCGGCGGCACCGTGGCGTCCACCCTCACCGATGCGATGGGCAGGACCAGCGAACTCGACGACTACAGCACCGCGCCGACGCTGAACACCCCGGCCAACACCTTCACCGGGATCTGGACCGTGTCCGGCGGAACCTCGGTCCCCACCACCTACGGGTACGACACCCGTGGCAACCAGAACAGCGAAAGCACCGACGGCAGCACCTGGACCACCACCTACAACCTGCTGGGCCAGGCCACCGCCAAGTCGGACCCGGACGCGGGCGCCTCCACACTGGCGTACGACGTCGTGGGGAACCTGGTGCAGACCACCGACTCGCGCGGCAGGACGATCAGCTACACCTATGACGCGCTCGGCCGGAAGACCGCCGAGTACGACGCCGCCAGCACCGCCCAGTCCAGCGCCAACGAGATCGCCTCCTGGGTCTACGACAACAGCAACAACGCGGTGACCGGGATGACCGACCCGATCGGGCAGACCACCACGACCACCGCGTACAGCGACGGCGCGGCCTATGTGACCCAGTCGCTGGGCTTCAACACGTTCGGCGAGTCCAAGGGCGAGACGGTCACCATCCCCTCCACCGAGGGGGCGCTGGCCGGGTCGTACACCTTCCAGGACGCGTACACCACCAACACCGGCCTGCCCGACGCCCAACGGCTCCCGGCCGCGGGCGGCCTCCCGCTGGAGACCCTGACCGACACCTACACCACGGCCCTGGACCTGCCCAACGGCATGGCCGGGACCAGCCCCTACGCGCAGTCCACCGCCTACGACGCCTACGGGCGGGTCAACCAGGAGACCCTCGGGTCGATCGGCAGCGAGGCGTACCTCACCGACACCTACGACCCGCACACCGGCAAGCTCACCGACCAGTTGGTCACCGGTGAGACGGCGACCCCGACCGACATCGACAACGAGGCCTACAGCTACGACCTGGACGGGAACATCACCGCCCAGACCGAGACCCGGGCCGGATCCAGCGCCAGCAGCGAGACCCAGTGCTACCAGTACGACGGCCTGGACCACCTCACCCAGGCCTGGACCGCCACCGACTCCTGCGCGGCCACGCCCACCCCGGGCAACTCCGCCACCGTCGGCGACGGCATCGCCAGCGGCGCGTACTGGACCAGTTGGACCTACGACGCACTGGGCAACCGCCAGAGCGAGACCGACTACGCCACCACCGGCGGCACCGCCACCACGACGAACGACAGCTACAACGGCGCCGGGGGCAGCGTCAACCAGCCGCACACGCTGACCTCCACCAGCACCACCGGAGCCGGCACCGGCAGCACCGCCTACGGCTACGACCCGGCCGGGAACATGACCAGCCGGACCACCCCCAGCACCGGCAGCCAGACCCTGAACTGGAACGACGCCGGGCAACTCACCGGCATCACCGGCGGCACCGCCGGTGACAGCGACTTCGTCCACAACGCCGACGGCAGTGTGCTGCTGGAGAAGGACCCCGGCACCAGCACCCTCTACCTGCCCGGTGAGCAGCTCGCGCTGAACACCGGCACCGGCAGCGGCGCGGGCACGGTCATCGGTACCCGCTACTACGCGCTGCCCGGCGGCGGCACCGCGGTGCGCACCGGCTACTCGGCCACCAACAGCAGCAGCAACGCCTTCGAGATCACCGACCAGCACGGCACCAGCGACCTGATGCTGGACACCACCGCGCAGGTCCCGACCTGGCGCCAGTTCACCCCCTTCGGCGCACCCCGCGGCACCACCACGACCTGGCTGGACAACCGCGGCTTCCTGAACGACCCCAACGACACCAGCACCGGCCTGACCCTCATCGGTGCCCGTGAGTACGACCCCACCACCGGCCGATTCATCAGCCTCGACCCGCTCTTCGAGGCCACCAGCCTCCAGGAGCTCAACGGCTACAGCTACGCGGGCAGCAATCCCGTGACCTACAGCGACCCGAGCGGGACCCGGGTCGAGGGCGACGGCGGATGCAACGGCACCGGGGCGGAGGTCGACGCCTGCGAGGCCGCCCTGGAGGGTAGCTCGGGTGGAGGCGGCTCGGGAGGGTGCGTCTATGTGCTGGTCAACCCGTGTGGATCCAACCCGAATCCGGGGCTGAGCGAGCCCAGGGCCTACGCACCCACCGTGCACAACACCAAGCTGCGGAAGATCCTCGACGGAATCTACGCCCGCCCGGGCACCGCTGACGGATCCCTTCTCGGCGACGGGAAGCTGGGGACCGCGGTCATCAACGAGTTCAACACCGGCCTGCCCACGGGCGGCAAGTGGCACATCGGCAAGGCCGCCGCCCAGATGAACGCGCTGGCCACACTCCTCGAACAGGACCGGAAGCAGGAGGCCAAGACCGGGGAGGGCCTGCTCAGCCCGTCCGACCGGTCCATCGCGCAACAGGAGCTGTCCGAGCTCTGGAGCGCGCTCAACTCGGTGGACGAGAACGGAGCCGCGACTCAGGCGGTGAACGCCAACCCGGAGATCGCCAAACAGATCAGGGCGGCCCGCACGGTCGTTCTGGCCGCCCCGTCCGCGAGCGAGGTCACCGGACAGAAGTTCGAGATGCAGGGCGACCGGGCACCCAGGCCGGTCGCCGTCGGCGAGGCCGAGAACATGCGCGGGTTCCTCGGGGCGTTCGGTGTGGCCGGTGACGTCCTCGCCATCGCCCAGTGGGGGATCAACGTGCACCAGCAGGGCTGGTGGCAGGGGACGAAGAGTACGGTGATCTCAGTCGTCGACCCGTTCGGCGTCACCCCGGCCGGCGGTGAACCGACGAGCAACCCCCCGGGCTACTCGCCCGACGACTGCGTCCCCGGCTACAACTACTGCTCCTGA
- a CDS encoding C40 family peptidase translates to MTTATGAVRAERRARTRSGRARLAAAGVLTSALLVAPVPAASAQPRAVCPGLLAARATPVRPGFPAEGARCGADAQARLLGLAVVDVALGAIGTPYAWGGGGEEGPTRGYCDRVNGYLDGVCQADHTVGFDCSGLALYSWYQASDGTVTLPRHSSWQYDRDRHLGPDQLIPGDLLFFAEPGGPIHHVGIYLGGGAMVHAERTGTLVRILGDVFHDPYWGPRYVGAARPAPDAGSPTSPGPADRTAAPPPGWRGAVNRPGAPGRS, encoded by the coding sequence GTGACGACAGCCACCGGCGCGGTCCGGGCGGAGCGGCGAGCGCGGACGCGGAGCGGCCGGGCCCGGCTGGCGGCGGCCGGTGTGCTCACGTCGGCGCTGCTGGTCGCGCCGGTCCCGGCGGCGAGCGCCCAGCCCCGCGCCGTCTGCCCGGGGCTGCTCGCGGCCCGGGCGACGCCGGTACGGCCCGGGTTCCCGGCCGAGGGCGCCCGGTGCGGCGCCGACGCGCAGGCGCGGCTGCTCGGCCTGGCCGTGGTCGACGTGGCGCTCGGCGCGATCGGCACACCGTACGCCTGGGGCGGCGGCGGCGAGGAGGGGCCGACCCGGGGGTACTGCGACCGGGTCAACGGCTATCTGGACGGGGTGTGCCAGGCCGATCACACGGTCGGTTTCGACTGCAGCGGTCTCGCTCTGTACTCCTGGTACCAGGCCAGCGACGGCACGGTCACGCTGCCCCGGCACAGCTCATGGCAGTACGACCGCGACCGGCATCTCGGCCCGGACCAGCTGATCCCGGGCGACCTGCTGTTCTTCGCCGAGCCCGGCGGTCCGATCCACCATGTCGGCATCTACCTCGGCGGCGGCGCGATGGTCCACGCCGAGCGCACCGGCACCCTGGTCCGGATCCTCGGCGACGTCTTCCACGATCCCTACTGGGGGCCGCGCTACGTGGGCGCCGCCCGCCCGGCGCCGGACGCCGGTTCCCCGACCTCGCCCGGTCCGGCCGACCGGACCGCGGCGCCGCCGCCCGGGTGGCGCGGGGCGGTCAACCGGCCGGGTGCTCCAGGTAGGAGCTGA
- a CDS encoding N-acetylmuramoyl-L-alanine amidase has protein sequence MGGAVSVGTSVLATAVAPVLAAGALAGALLGAGGQAAPGGGLPLSGRTVVLDPGHNPGNFSHPGQINRLVDVGNGRKACNTTGTATADGYTEAVFNLDVARRAEAILRAAGATVVLTQDGDRPWGPCVTERAAIATRAHADAAVSIHADGAPPTGYGFQVILPAVVVAGTVDTRPIVGPSRRLGLALRSAFGASTGEARSTYLGRGTALTVRGDLGGLNLSTVPAVFIECGNMANPTDAGRMTTPAWRESAARGIAAGISSYLEHPAG, from the coding sequence GTGGGCGGTGCCGTCTCGGTGGGGACCTCGGTGCTGGCGACCGCGGTGGCGCCGGTGCTGGCGGCCGGTGCGCTGGCGGGCGCCCTGCTGGGCGCGGGCGGCCAGGCCGCGCCGGGCGGCGGGCTGCCGCTCTCCGGGCGGACGGTGGTGCTCGACCCCGGCCACAATCCGGGCAACTTCTCGCACCCCGGGCAGATCAACCGGCTGGTCGATGTCGGCAACGGCCGCAAGGCCTGCAACACCACCGGCACCGCCACCGCCGACGGATACACCGAGGCCGTGTTCAACCTGGACGTGGCCCGCCGGGCGGAGGCGATCCTGCGCGCGGCGGGCGCGACGGTGGTGCTCACCCAGGACGGGGACCGGCCCTGGGGGCCCTGCGTCACCGAGCGGGCGGCGATCGCCACCCGGGCCCACGCCGACGCGGCCGTGTCCATCCACGCCGACGGCGCCCCGCCGACCGGCTACGGATTCCAGGTGATCCTGCCCGCGGTGGTGGTGGCCGGGACCGTCGACACCCGCCCGATCGTCGGCCCCTCGCGTCGGCTCGGCCTCGCGCTGCGCTCAGCCTTCGGCGCCAGTACCGGCGAGGCGCGCTCGACCTACCTCGGGCGCGGCACCGCACTGACCGTCCGCGGCGACCTCGGCGGCCTCAACCTGTCCACCGTGCCCGCGGTCTTCATCGAGTGCGGCAACATGGCCAACCCGACCGACGCCGGGCGGATGACCACCCCGGCCTGGCGCGAGTCGGCGGCCCGGGGGATCGCCGCGGGGATCAGCTCCTACCTGGAGCACCCGGCCGGTTGA
- a CDS encoding AMP-binding protein, producing the protein MTDLDRPDSSGVHPDAAMDRVRELLAVHGAADACAAELLCDRHPADQVAFTVVDADLSARHLSYGTLRRESARFAAALADLGVEPGDAVAVLMGKSAELLVALLGIWRRGAVHIPLFTAFAPPAIALRLGAGRAKVVVVDVDQRAKLAPGEDFPADPPWATVVVGGEPEGEQLSLADLLSRYSGDEPQARAVAVGPDGVLVKLFTSGTTGTPKAVPVPVRALASFQAYLEFGLDVRPDDVFWNAADPGWAYGLYYAVLGPLAAGARSLLLRAGFSAGLTWQVMERFAVSNFAAAPTVYRGLRAGTERVPEGVRLRRASSAGEPLTPDVVTWSARHLRVAVGDHYGQTEHGMIIANSWADGLRSPVRPGSMGRPLPGWSAVVLDDERDEPALPGMLGQVAIDVTDSPLLWFRGYDDAPRKTAERFTADGRWYLTGDAGTQDEDGHFYFSARDDDVIIMAGYRIGPFEVESVLAEHPGVVESAVIGVPDELRGEVLEAFVVLREGTPAGEELVEELRQLVKRRFAAHAYPRAVHVVDQLPKTPSGKVQRFVLRARRARELSGRVGRR; encoded by the coding sequence ATGACAGACCTGGACCGGCCCGACTCCAGCGGGGTCCACCCGGACGCCGCCATGGACCGGGTACGTGAGCTGCTCGCCGTCCACGGCGCCGCGGACGCCTGCGCCGCGGAACTGCTCTGCGACCGGCATCCCGCCGACCAGGTGGCGTTCACCGTCGTCGACGCGGATCTGTCGGCTCGTCACCTCAGCTACGGCACGCTGCGCCGCGAGTCGGCCCGCTTCGCGGCAGCGCTCGCCGACCTGGGCGTCGAACCGGGCGACGCGGTGGCCGTGCTGATGGGGAAGTCCGCGGAGCTGCTGGTGGCGCTGCTCGGGATCTGGCGCCGGGGAGCGGTGCACATACCGCTGTTCACCGCGTTCGCCCCACCCGCCATCGCGCTCCGGCTGGGTGCCGGGCGGGCGAAGGTGGTCGTGGTCGACGTCGACCAGCGGGCGAAGCTCGCGCCGGGCGAGGACTTCCCGGCCGATCCGCCGTGGGCCACCGTGGTCGTCGGCGGCGAGCCCGAGGGCGAGCAGCTGTCCCTCGCCGACCTGCTGTCCCGGTACTCCGGCGACGAACCGCAGGCCAGGGCCGTCGCGGTCGGCCCGGACGGCGTGCTGGTCAAGCTCTTCACCTCGGGTACCACCGGCACCCCGAAGGCCGTGCCGGTACCGGTGAGGGCGCTCGCCTCCTTCCAGGCGTACCTGGAGTTCGGGCTCGACGTCCGCCCCGACGACGTGTTCTGGAACGCCGCCGACCCCGGTTGGGCCTACGGCCTCTACTACGCCGTGCTCGGACCGCTCGCCGCAGGGGCGCGCAGCCTGCTGCTGCGCGCCGGTTTCTCGGCCGGGCTGACCTGGCAGGTGATGGAGCGCTTCGCGGTCAGCAACTTCGCCGCCGCCCCCACCGTCTACCGCGGCCTGCGGGCCGGAACCGAGCGGGTACCGGAGGGGGTCCGGCTGCGCCGGGCGTCCTCGGCGGGCGAGCCGCTCACCCCGGACGTGGTCACCTGGTCCGCGCGGCACCTGCGGGTGGCTGTCGGTGACCACTACGGCCAGACCGAGCACGGGATGATCATCGCGAACAGCTGGGCCGACGGCCTGCGGTCGCCGGTCAGGCCCGGGTCCATGGGACGGCCGCTGCCCGGCTGGAGCGCGGTGGTGCTCGACGACGAGCGCGACGAACCGGCGCTGCCGGGCATGCTCGGCCAGGTGGCGATCGACGTGACCGACAGCCCGCTGCTGTGGTTCCGGGGTTACGACGACGCGCCGCGGAAGACCGCCGAGCGCTTCACCGCCGACGGCCGCTGGTACCTCACCGGCGACGCCGGAACCCAGGACGAGGACGGCCACTTCTACTTCTCCGCCCGCGACGACGACGTCATCATCATGGCCGGGTACCGGATCGGCCCCTTCGAGGTGGAGAGCGTCCTCGCGGAGCATCCCGGTGTGGTCGAATCAGCCGTCATCGGCGTCCCCGACGAGTTGCGCGGCGAGGTGCTGGAGGCGTTCGTCGTGCTGCGGGAGGGGACACCGGCGGGCGAGGAGCTCGTCGAGGAGTTGCGGCAACTGGTCAAGCGCCGTTTCGCGGCGCACGCCTACCCTCGGGCCGTGCACGTCGTCGACCAGCTGCCGAAGACCCCGAGCGGGAAGGTCCAGCGCTTCGTCCTGCGGGCACGGCGGGCGCGGGAGCTGTCCGGCCGGGTCGGCCGCCGGTAA